The DNA region aacaaaaaatgtgAGTGGACCTAACTTCTTGAATTATGACTATATTCATGACTTGAGAGACGCTTTGGGCTAGATGCAGTGAGAAACTCAAATTTACACCCTCGAACGGGAGAGGGTATATACGCTGTCTAATATCTTTATTATAGAATTGATTTGAGATGATTAGACTCACGTACCCTCTGCTCTCAAGCCCGAAGCGCTCTCCTCCCCCACCTTGTCGctctctctgtctgtctctctctctctgtctctcgctctctctctctctctctctctctctctctgtgaaagAAGGCCAACTTTTATTGTGAATAACCTTTAAATCAGGGAATGAATACAATTAGATAAGCTTCAGTGTCTACAATATCATGTTCTAAACATAAAGCATTCTTAGCAACTCATGGGCAACATTATTAGCTTCTCTAAGAATATGTTGAATTGAACACTTCTTCATGTGAAAAAAGGCATTTATAGATGTCACAAAATTAGTCCAGCACCACTCCAATTcccctcctcttcctccactaCCTTAACAACCCTCAATACATCCCCTTCCAAGATTGTTGGGTTTAAACCTAGGTCAGAGCTGAAGATTGCTGCTTGGAGAGCAGCTGTTGTTGCAATAAGATAAGCATCAAGATAGAGATCTCTTGTAGCTCTAAGAGTAAGAGTAGCTAACATTTGATCTTGCCAATCACGGGTAACCACTCCAATGCCCACTTTACATAGACTTTTGCTGATGGCAACATCCCAATTCACATTGAAAGTATCCTTAGGGAAGCTGACCATTGTAAAATGGGACTTGAGTTGGTCACTATCGAGTGGGGATTCTTGTGATGCACCTCTTTGAACTCCTTCAGACTTCTATTGGATGGATCACTAGGGCACTGGGATGCACCAAATCTTTTCCATAAGTTCCAAGCCACCATTGCAAACTCTTCAACTTCATCTATGTGCAAACTTGAGAATATAGTTTCAAGCATCTCTTTGAAGGAATTCTTCTTAATACTGCTCTTTTTAACTTCTTTAGAACACTAACCCCAAGCATCCTTAGTAGAAAAGCAACTTCATAGAACATGCTTAGTAGCTTATGGCCAAATTAGACGTATTGGATATATTTGATTGTCGATCACTTTCTCTTTATACAGATTCACCTTAGTTGGAAGAGCTCGAGACTACCCTCTAAAGAAAGGTTTTGCATGCATTTGCAATCTTGAGTTTCCATATCCGAGACCAAATGGATCTGTATAATTTTTGTTGGATGATTGTCATTTTCTTCTGTCTTGTATCTCTCCTTGAAGGTGGTATGCACTCTTTCTAGAAAATCTTCCATTTGAGGTGCATCTCCATACCAGGTTATCACTTCTATTATAGGCACTAATTGGAATCTTAAGAACTTCCTCCCTTTCTGATGCAGTAAATAGGGCATGGATTACCTAGACATCCCACTGCTTTTTGTCACAGTCTATCAAGTCCTTTACCATGGCTTCCTCACGAAGGATCTTAGGTGGAGATTAGACTTTGAAAGTAGAAGGACGTGGTATCCATTTGTCTTTCCATATCCTTACGAGACTTCCATTTCTAATTCGCCATAATAGTCCATTTTTAAGAAGGGGCCTTGTTGCGACAAGACTAGGCCAAAGAAAAGATGGATTTCTGACTAGTTTGGCTTCAAAAAAGTATCATATGGGGAATTATTTTACCTTCAGCACCCTAATTGCTTGTAATTGGGGTTTTTCCAGTATATTCCAACCTTGTTTGTTAGTATAGCAAGGTTAAAATTCTCCAAGTCTCTAAACCCAATACCACCTGTAGCGTTTGCCTTTCACATCTGCCTCCAGTTAACTCAATGAATTTTGTTCCTTTTCTCActttgaccccaccaaaactGCTTCATTACTCTATTGATCTCTCCAAGCGTACTCTTTGAGAGTTTTCCACGCTGTAAGTAGGAATGGCTTGGAAGATAGACTTTAGCAACATTTTTAGCTTGGGAAAGGTATTTAACCTTCCAATTACTAATCCTTCTTCTTACATTATCTAGGATGCTCTAGAAATCTTTTGATCTTGACTTTTCAATTTGGGTTGGTAGGCCAAGATACTTCTAATATGACGAGGAGGATCTAATGTCAATTGTTGTAGTGATAATTTCTCTTACATGCTACTTGGTGTTGCTACTGAAGAATATTGATATTTTGTCTTTATTAAGCTTCTGGCCATAGGCCTTCTCATAAACATCTAGCAAATGCATTAATATATTCCACTCTAGAGGGTTTCCCTTGCAAAATAAAAAGACTATCATTTGCAAAAATGAGGTAGTTAATGTGTAACTGACCTCGAGCAATTAAGATTCATGTGATATGATCTTTGCTTGCTACATTGTTGGGTGAGGAACTGAGggtttcaaaatataaaataaaaagatagggtGAAAGAGAGTCACCTTGTCTGATTCCTCTGAAAGGTTGGAATGCTTGGTAAGGCATACTATTGATGAGTATGGAATAGGATACTATCCTTACACACCTCATTATCAAGGCAATTCATTTGTTAGTAaaactcattttcttcattagTACAACCAAGAAGTCtcattccaccctatcatatgctttgTTCATATCTACTTTCATGGCCATACAACCATATTTGTTTCCCCTCATCCTACTATGCATAGAATGCAAGGTTTTATAGGGAACAATGATGTTGTCCATGATCAATCTATCTAGAATGAAGACACTTTGAGTTGGAGGGATAATAGCAAGTAAGATAGTCTTCAAGTTGTTAGCCAGAACTTTTGTGACAATTTTATACAAAACATTGTACAAGCTTATAAGTCTAAAGTTTGATACAAACACTAGAATTTTCTTCCTGGGGATAAGGGTTAATTGAGTGTCATTTAACCCCTTTGACCAAAGCCCTTGGTTAAGAAATTCAAGAGCTGATTTAACCAATTACATCCCAGTTGTGGTGATAGAAGTAAGCTGGAAAGCTATCTGGACCTAGGGAGCTCAAAGCATTCATGATAAAAATTGTCTTTTTAACTTCACATGTAGTAAATTCTCTAGTGAGACTCGCATTCATTTCATCAATTACATATGCATCCAAAGGTTTGAGACATACATCAAAGCTAGAAGGTTGTGAGGAAGAAAATATATTGTGGAAGAAAGAGTGGAATAACCTACTTATGTCTTTAGGATTGGTGGCCATGTTTCCCTCCCCATCTGAGATGCACTTAATGGTGCTAATCTTCTTTCTCTGAGTTGCACAGGAGTGGAAATATTTAGTGTTCCTATCACCCTTTTACAGCCACATTTGTTTTGCTCTTTGTCTCCACTTGATATGTTCCTCTTCCAACATGACCTCTACTTCTCTTTGAAATTGTTTTAACTTCTTGTATAGCTATTAGATCTTTGCAATGAATTAATCATTTGTAGCTTTTTATTGATTGAACCCCTTTGTTTGTGCAACACATTTTTCACTCCACAAAGAAAGCCTATGGCTACATCTATTCAATCCCTCCCTAGTAGAAATAATCTTACTGTTGTAGTTGAAATGCCATTTTCAGGTATTTTTTACCACCTCGTGGTAATCTTCTCTTCTAGCCCAACTAGCTTCATATCGAAAAGGCTTTCCAAGTGGTTGGATTTCTTCAATTTCATTGCTTGCAAAAATTAGAATGGGGCCATGATTAGAGTAACATACTGCAAGAACCTTGACTTTGAACTAGGAAGAGGAGTTGATCCATGCACTGTTGCCTAGAGCTTTGTCCAGCCTCTCTTTGGTAAAACCACCACCCTCCATATTGTTGCACCATGTATACTTAGGTCCCTCAAAGCCCAAGTCACTAAGCTCACACTCTTTTAATGCTTCTCTAAAACTCTCCATCTGCTTATAAGGTTGAGCAGCCCCAGCCTATTTTTCATCTTGGGTAAGGATTTCATTAAACTTTTATGCAAACTATGAGAGCGTAGCATTTGGTTTGAGGCGAGTTAGAAGTCTCCACCTCTCTTCTCTTTTTGTCGTAATAGGGCCGCCATAAAACCCAGTCAAACATCATTCACCCTTGTTTGTGTGATCATCCACCAGCAATGAGATATGACTTTGGGAATATGTATCTAAATGGGcttgaaaatgatcattccacGAGGACATTCCCCCACTCCCCCTCCTTGCTATCAACCACAAACTTTGATCAAAGCCCAGCTTATACCTAATACTCACTACTTTGTCACTTCTgcattttgtttccattaagaaaataaaacttgggCACTTCTCCTTCACCAAGTAGTAAAATTTACAAACTGCTTGAGAGTTTCCAAGCCTTCAACAATTCCAACTTAAGAGGATCATTGGTCTTGGCAAGTTTGCTTAACAACCTCCACCAATATAAGTTgctcttgagaaaaaaaaaagaactatcaCCTCAAAGCTTTTTAAGCAAGATATCAAGGCTATCATCCTCATCCATTAGGACCAAATCCCTTTTCTTGCTAGTATCATGCAGTTCAGTACCCATGGGGTTGTCATCCTTAACAGGTAAAACTATTTTTGAGTCTCCTCTAGCTCAGCATTTCTAGCTtgccactcttttttttttttttttttttaatttcccctTAGGGTCTTAGAATTGCTTTGTTGGTCCTAATTGGCTTTCTCATGATTGGGAAGTTGCTTTTTGGGCACAAAGTCAAAAGTCATATGCGTAGGAGCTTTCTAAAGCAACTCTTCATGATCTCTATACCATTTTTCCAAACTGATCAAATTGCTTTGACCTTTGATATTTATGGAAAGATCCCTTACCAGATTTGATCGAGATTGGTATGGCTGCTAAATCTTCCATGTGGGGATCTTTCTTTGATTTTGCATATTCTCATGCCCAAATAGGGTGTCAGCCGTCAACTTTCTATGATTTCCTCCTTCTAATTCTTTGTTCCCTTGATTCTTGCCACACTCTCTTGATTATGATCCTTGAGCTGATATATTGGtagtttcctttttttaatcttcCTTTAAATACTTTCCTTTCTAAATTCATCGAAGTTCTCATTGAAAAAAATTCTAGGCCATGACTCAAAGGTATGTTACTGAAACTTTTAACCACCTTTTTTTCTAGCTGCTAGAAGTGTTGATATGGCTACACTAGCTCTAAAAGCACTAGCATTGGCTTCATTAAAGCCAatgcatattcaaattttgatgaatttacttaaaatgaaGCTACATTGGATTTATCAAAGAGGTATTTGAGAAACTTTGAATTACAATAATTGTTGctcttccttcaaatttgaaggtctactattccacattcaaactaatattttattctaattttaataggcaatggttttattttattttattctaaattagttgggaatcaattattgaagtactaaattaaactattaatgtccatatggttagtataattacaaaatatgaagaaaaaaaattaaaaatattattattaagaaaataatattatattattattttgatgaatttaatggctaatccaatgtggaattatagatatgaaggttttaaatttatgaaaaatgtgtacttttcatcaaattttgaagatgaatttgatgaatccaatgctaatgctcttaaGCCATGGACCATATTGATCATTCATATTCTCTCATAACCTTCCATCATTGTTATTCTTTTAGCATGCATTCCCTTCATGCTTAATGACTCCACATCGGAAACAAAAGAGGGACAGATATCCATATTTGAAAGGGATCCACGACTCTCTCCCCTATAGAGAGAAACCTTCCTCTAACAAGGGGCTCTATGATATTAACTTGCACTTTGGTCCTAAAAAACTTACCCTAGCCAATGCCTTTCTCATCCACATTAACTTTCATGGCCGTGCCAATAGCTGCACCaagtttttctttctccatacTCTTTGGTCACGCCTGTTAATGGCATGTTGTGGAGTTGAACCCAAAATGGCTCATGTGTGAATGGAATGTCCTTTGCCGTTGTGCCTCCAAATTTAttcaaacatattaaaaaaggaTCAAAAGACCTGGGTCATCCTTTAAGAACACAATCTTCGTCAATATTGTGCCTTGCGGGTGGGTTGGTTCGGCCGCATGGGAGATTGATTTTCAGATAATGTGTACTACAATATGTCAAACGACACAAAAATATTGTAAGGGATGGTTATGCATCTAAATGAGAATAATTTTTGTTCAAAGTTTAGGGCTTAGACTCGAATAGAGACAAAATGCATAAAGTAGATCTTTCAGCATTCAAATTCACTCAGACAATTGTAAATATTGTAGAATTCAGAGATCTACCAAGCATTGAAGAATGAAGGGAAGAATGGGTTTTGAATTTGCTGGACAATTTGAGAAATCCGAGGATCAAATAGCCATCAGCTTAATATCTGACAAGCTGGATTATTCTGCTTCAGTGACAATTAATGAGGCAGTTTTGTACAAAGAGCAACCACGGCAGATGTTGAAGTGGTAGTAACAAAAGAATGGATAGGCCAGGGTAATAAACAGTCTCCAAACAATTTaggtaataagataaaaaagagTAACAATAGTGAATACGACAATAGACTAACAGCTAATATAATTTTCGATAATAATATTACATttgttggaaaaaattattatgttgTCAACAATATCATGAAAAATCTTAATAAGACTGCAAGACTAGTTAAATGCACCGATAAACTCTAACTTGTTTAGAACCATGAATCATGCAAAGTGATGAGTATAATGCAAGCATCTTGCCAAAGAGATGTAAAACCAACTAATGGTCAgtggttttctttgttttttttttttttttaacagaagTTTGGTCTTCAACAATTTAACCATTCATTACAATATATACCCATGAGCATCTTGAGTTCCAAGGGGTTTCACTAATCCAAATGTGCTTTTGCAGCATCAGAAATTGAAGAAGCAAATCCTCTCACTGGCCTCGAAAAAGGATGCCTTTCCCTTCCCACTACATTTTTCCCGCTTTCAAAACCAGAAAGCATGGATCTCGGTCAGAGCTCAAGCTGACAGAGAGACTTTAATGCTACTCCATTACCTGGTACTAATTTTAGGACGGATGTTCGATCCATACATCATCTTGGGGTGAATCTATCTGGAGCTGCCTGACTTTGATGCTGCACATATATCAAGACCAAAATCTTTtagaagtcatccacaaatgtAGAAATACACCAGTCAGCTATATAGAATACTTAccagaaaataataattataataataaataaagagaacaCTTGAGTCGTGGACAGATGATCGCTTACCAGaagaatttttacaaaattagaaaaaaaatgtggGATGATGAGAGCTTTCAGTGCTAATCTATAACACCTATGCGAAATCTAGTTTTTTTGAATGCGAGTCACAACCCCCACAAGGTTAAATAAGAATTTAGCTTAGTGagaacatcattttataaagcAACTGTCAAGGGTTGTTAATCACTTAGGTCTGCTAGTCAAGATAACAAAAGAAGTTACTTCCATTTGTTTTCGATAAGTAGTTACTTCCATATGTAAGCCACAAATACTTGTCAATTGAGATTCATTCAAGGCAATTACCTGAGTTGCATATGATGAGCTTTCAGCAAGGAACTTGAGAAACTCttgcttctttttttcaaaattggaCTTTTCCTTCTCCAAGATTGCTTGTTCTCTCTTCATATCCTCCAGCATCTTATCTTTTTTCCATTTCATCTCCTTGACCAGTCTATCAGCCTCATTGTAGTTTTCAGGTACAGTTGATGTTTCCAAGGGCTTTGGGAATTTCACACCAACATCTTCCCTAACAACAGACAGGTTTATTGTACCACTGAAAAATACAATACGAAAAAACTGAACACAGAACTAATCACTAATTCATCAAGGAATATAAAATCCACTCCAGTTGGTTTAGTGATTCTTATTTGTTAGTATAAAGATAGTAGATTTCAGTCAAAAGCAcaatttcttatattatttataattgtgcGGCTAATCCTTTCTTTCTCATTCCTACTTCTGCTCACTGGAGAAAGAGGAGAGAGACAAAATCAATTGAAGGCAACACTGAAGAAAGGAAAGCTATTTAATCTTTCAATGTGCAACTGTGTGATACAGAGGCATCTGCATTACATGAATACTGCAAATATCTTATCAAGCAATCATCAAGTTTGCAAGAGAAAGATTGTCCCAATGGaataaatgatgataaatatgcaTTTCACTTGTGGTAGCACAGCTTCTTACCGATTCCCTAGGGAAAAAACACCACTACTCCGAATCATCCCTCCATCTAAAGAAAGGGCTCCATCACTTATACAAGGAAGAGCAAGGACCATCTCTGCCCTCGTTTTATAAACTTGCAGGCGAGAGAAGAGATTATAAAATAGTGTCTCCCTGAGGCCATACCCACTGGCAGTGAGACAAAACAAGTTTGTGCTGTCCACATTGATGATATTCACAGCAAACCCAAGAAACCCAGGTGGGCACTCTCCATTAGGTAATCTTGGCTTAATTAGATCAAGCCTTCTTTGAGGGTCATCAGCTACAAACTCACCTGCATATGGTCtgtgaaagatgaaaaaaaattagagggtTTACAAAATACAAGTCAGATTGTCAAACAAAAAGACAGCATAAAAGAGACTCATGCATTAAATTCTCAAGACAAATGACAAGAAATCGGCCATCCAAAGTTCTCCCGATGGAAGCACCAAGCCCATGAAGACCAGAACTTGTATTTATGCAGCCTT from Carya illinoinensis cultivar Pawnee chromosome 6, C.illinoinensisPawnee_v1, whole genome shotgun sequence includes:
- the LOC122313291 gene encoding protein DEFECTIVE IN MERISTEM SILENCING 3-like isoform X3; its protein translation is MTSLPPLSPTHSPKPKNKKEKQNEGWGMRPELQSMQKLQDDLHMLGMKIKEHEENLKFLKTQKSKLDDSILDLQVRSHSSSIPKTENENNSQPQPEEQTTEQILRHEKSAAGILCQLKTRHGTQASHLPLTKDVLGIVATLGTLDDDNLSRLFAEYLGVETMLAIVCKTYEGVKALETYDKEGCINTSSGLHGLGASIGRTLDGRFLVICLENLIPYAGEFVADDPQRRLDLIKPRLPNGECPPGFLGFAVNIINVDSTNLFCLTASGYGLRETLFYNLFSRLQVYKTRAEMVLALPCISDGALSLDGGMIRSSGVFSLGNRGTINLSVVREDVGVKFPKPLETSTVPENYNEADRLVKEMKWKKDKMLEDMKREQAILEKEKSNFEKKKQEFLKFLAESSSYATQHQSQAAPDRFTPR
- the LOC122313291 gene encoding protein DEFECTIVE IN MERISTEM SILENCING 3-like isoform X1, translated to MFQPNNQISFQTRALSVKDSSALMQVDQNETSIVVRDEMQNGGLAHAETIIYYSKKLQDDLHMLGMKIKEHEENLKFLKTQKSKLDDSILDLQVRSHSSSIPKTENENNSQPQPEEQTTEQILRHEKSAAGILCQLKTRHGTQASHLPLTKDVLGIVATLGTLDDDNLSRLFAEYLGVETMLAIVCKTYEGVKALETYDKEGCINTSSGLHGLGASIGRTLDGRFLVICLENLIPYAGEFVADDPQRRLDLIKPRLPNGECPPGFLGFAVNIINVDSTNLFCLTASGYGLRETLFYNLFSRLQVYKTRAEMVLALPCISDGALSLDGGMIRSSGVFSLGNRGTINLSVVREDVGVKFPKPLETSTVPENYNEADRLVKEMKWKKDKMLEDMKREQAILEKEKSNFEKKKQEFLKFLAESSSYATQHQSQAAPDRFTPR
- the LOC122313291 gene encoding protein DEFECTIVE IN MERISTEM SILENCING 3-like isoform X4 translates to MQVDQNETSIVVRDEMQNGGLAHAETIIYYSKKLQDDLHMLGMKIKEHEENLKFLKTQKSKLDDSILDLQVRSHSSSIPKTENENNSQPQPEEQTTEQILRHEKSAAGILCQLKTRHGTQASHLPLTKDVLGIVATLGTLDDDNLSRLFAEYLGVETMLAIVCKTYEGVKALETYDKEGCINTSSGLHGLGASIGRTLDGRFLVICLENLIPYAGEFVADDPQRRLDLIKPRLPNGECPPGFLGFAVNIINVDSTNLFCLTASGYGLRETLFYNLFSRLQVYKTRAEMVLALPCISDGALSLDGGMIRSSGVFSLGNRGTINLSVVREDVGVKFPKPLETSTVPENYNEADRLVKEMKWKKDKMLEDMKREQAILEKEKSNFEKKKQEFLKFLAESSSYATQHQSQAAPDRFTPR
- the LOC122313291 gene encoding protein DEFECTIVE IN MERISTEM SILENCING 3-like isoform X2; this encodes MFQPNNQISFQTRALSVKDSSALMQVDQNETSIVVRDEMQNGGLAHAETIIYYSKKLQDDLHMLGMKIKEHEENLKFLKTQKSKLDDSILDLQVRSHSSSIPKTENENNSQPQPEEQTTEQILRHEKSAAGILCQLKTRHGTQASHLPLTKDVLGIVATLGTLDDDNLSRLFAEYLGVETMLAIVCKTYEGVKALETYDKEGCINTSSGLHGLGASIGRTLDGRFLVICLENLIPYAGEFVADDPQRRLDLIKPRLPNGECPPGFLGFAVNIINVDSTNLFCLTASGYGLRETLFYNLFSRLQVYKTRAEMVLALPCISDGALSLDGGMIRSSGVFSLGNREDVGVKFPKPLETSTVPENYNEADRLVKEMKWKKDKMLEDMKREQAILEKEKSNFEKKKQEFLKFLAESSSYATQHQSQAAPDRFTPR